The following coding sequences are from one Candidatus Omnitrophota bacterium window:
- a CDS encoding UDP-N-acetyl-D-glucosamine dehydrogenase, whose protein sequence is DSFFPYLNIDDINLKCVKLDKKTLSKVDCVILITDHTAVNYDLVRRNSRLIFDTRHVYKENFANIRTL, encoded by the coding sequence TGACTCGTTTTTCCCGTATTTGAATATTGATGATATCAACCTGAAATGCGTTAAACTGGATAAAAAGACCTTATCTAAAGTTGATTGCGTGATCTTGATTACTGACCACACCGCTGTGAATTATGATCTGGTGCGCCGCAATTCCCGGCTTATTTTTGATACCCGCCACGTTTATAAAGAAAACTTTGCCAATATAAGGACGCTTTAA
- a CDS encoding DUF134 domain-containing protein, with amino-acid sequence MNDRGRPKKKRVVRNAPKISQFSPRGRPGRPDEAVLGMDEFEALRLADHLGLSQKKAAGSMKVSQQTFSRILKRARRTIADALASGMIIRIQGGAITFADYNVRPRSIEPQKAWALKRKPQAEAKPAL; translated from the coding sequence ATGAATGACCGTGGAAGGCCCAAGAAAAAGCGCGTGGTGCGAAATGCCCCTAAAATAAGCCAATTTAGCCCCAGAGGCCGGCCTGGAAGGCCGGATGAGGCGGTTCTGGGGATGGATGAGTTTGAGGCCTTAAGGCTGGCTGATCATTTGGGTCTTAGCCAAAAGAAAGCCGCCGGATCTATGAAGGTGTCTCAGCAGACCTTTAGCCGCATACTTAAGCGCGCCAGAAGGACTATTGCTGATGCCTTGGCCAGCGGGATGATCATTCGAATACAAGGTGGCGCGATAACGTTCGCTGATTACAATGTCCGGCCCAGGTCAATAGAGCCGCAAAAGGCCTGGGCCTTGAAACGCAAGCCCCAAGCAGAAGCAAAACCCGCCCTATAA
- a CDS encoding radical SAM protein, whose amino-acid sequence MKPAYLEAYNNGILDRAIAQTREILSSCAICPRKCRVNRLKDQKGFCKTGEKARVYSFMAHHGEEPPVSGKRGSGTIFFSFCNMACVYCQNFEFSQQGGEGKEVTSEELANIMLELQGFGCHNINLVSPTHVMPQILQALKSAIKSGLNIPLVYNSGGYELAEMIRLMDGLIDIYLPDMRYADNETAKKYSSANDYPEYNRQAVKEMHRQSGTAEINGSGIMTKGLIIRHLVLPGDISGTDKIMKFISEELSPETYISLMSQYFPCYKSGDFPELSRRISLEEYESAQTIMEKYGLHNGWIQEAGGLDRYAGINIKPNLKTRS is encoded by the coding sequence ATGAAGCCTGCCTATTTAGAAGCGTATAATAACGGAATACTAGACCGGGCCATTGCCCAAACCCGGGAAATACTAAGCTCCTGCGCGATCTGCCCGCGAAAATGCCGGGTAAACCGGCTAAAAGACCAGAAGGGGTTCTGCAAAACAGGAGAAAAAGCCAGGGTATACAGTTTTATGGCCCATCACGGCGAAGAACCGCCGGTTTCCGGGAAAAGGGGCTCAGGCACTATTTTCTTCTCTTTCTGCAATATGGCCTGCGTTTACTGCCAGAATTTCGAGTTCAGCCAGCAGGGGGGAGAGGGAAAAGAGGTCACTTCCGAAGAATTAGCCAATATAATGCTGGAATTGCAGGGTTTCGGCTGCCACAATATCAACCTGGTCAGCCCTACACACGTAATGCCCCAGATCCTGCAGGCCTTAAAATCAGCCATTAAATCCGGGTTGAACATACCTTTAGTATATAACAGCGGCGGCTATGAACTCGCGGAAATGATCAGGCTTATGGATGGGCTCATCGATATCTATCTGCCGGATATGCGCTACGCCGATAATGAAACCGCCAAAAAATATTCCTCCGCAAATGATTATCCTGAATACAACCGCCAGGCGGTAAAAGAAATGCATCGCCAGTCCGGGACCGCCGAAATAAACGGATCCGGGATAATGACCAAAGGCCTGATCATCAGGCATCTGGTGCTTCCAGGAGACATCTCCGGCACGGATAAAATAATGAAATTTATCAGCGAAGAACTTTCCCCGGAAACATATATCAGCCTGATGAGCCAGTATTTCCCTTGCTATAAATCCGGGGATTTTCCGGAGCTTAGCCGCAGGATCAGCCTGGAAGAATATGAGTCCGCGCAGACTATAATGGAAAAATACGGCCTGCATAACGGCTGGATCCAGGAAGCCGGCGGATTGGACAGATACGCCGGGATAAATATCAAACCCAATCTCAAGACCCGGTCTTGA
- a CDS encoding DUF4416 family protein — translation MGKIIKPQPVKLILALIFRDKLSYSKTLRILSKKFGRIDFESPVFNFNVTDHYEKEIGRDLFRRFISFNKLIPPEALSRIKILTNKIEKKLSCKKGRTVNIDPGYLDMAKLVLATTKDYMHRIYLGRGIYAEITLSYQGKSFRPWDWTYPDYRTDAYIRLFNHIRHIYSQQITKRI, via the coding sequence ATGGGAAAGATAATAAAGCCCCAGCCGGTAAAACTGATCCTTGCTTTGATCTTCAGGGACAAACTTTCCTATTCCAAAACCCTGCGCATACTCTCCAAGAAATTCGGCAGGATCGATTTTGAAAGCCCCGTTTTTAATTTTAACGTCACCGATCATTACGAAAAAGAGATCGGCCGAGACCTTTTCCGCAGATTCATAAGTTTCAACAAATTGATCCCGCCTGAGGCTTTATCCCGCATAAAAATACTGACCAATAAAATAGAAAAAAAATTGAGCTGCAAAAAAGGGCGCACCGTGAACATCGACCCGGGATACCTGGATATGGCCAAGCTTGTCCTGGCCACGACCAAAGATTATATGCACCGCATATACCTGGGCCGGGGAATATACGCGGAGATCACTTTGTCTTACCAGGGCAAAAGTTTCCGGCCGTGGGATTGGACATACCCGGATTATCGCACCGATGCATACATCCGGTTATTCAACCATATCCGCCATATCTATTCCCAGCAGATAACCAAGCGCATTTAA
- a CDS encoding DUF2062 domain-containing protein → MKKNNNNKPRGLWRENLARILQIKDTPQKISLGFGLGIFLGIFPGSGPIGAVVLATLFRINRLSSLAGSLLTNTWLSLATIPIAIKIGSGLLGLHWQKVANDWTLFLREFHWSNILKLSLLKMALAPILGLIIIGLTAGIIGYLSLISTFLIIKKIRRVKQ, encoded by the coding sequence ATGAAGAAAAACAACAATAACAAACCCCGGGGTTTATGGCGCGAAAACCTGGCCCGGATACTGCAGATAAAAGACACCCCGCAGAAAATATCATTGGGCTTTGGCCTGGGCATTTTTCTGGGGATTTTCCCCGGCAGCGGCCCGATCGGAGCAGTTGTCTTAGCCACATTGTTTAGAATTAACCGTTTAAGCAGTCTGGCAGGCAGTCTGTTGACCAATACCTGGTTAAGCCTGGCTACCATACCAATTGCCATTAAAATCGGCTCCGGGCTATTAGGCCTGCATTGGCAAAAAGTGGCTAATGATTGGACCTTGTTTTTACGCGAATTTCATTGGTCAAATATCCTTAAATTATCGCTTTTAAAAATGGCTTTAGCCCCGATTTTAGGCTTGATAATCATCGGCCTGACAGCGGGAATAATAGGTTATTTATCCCTAATATCAACCTTTCTTATAATCAAAAAAATCCGCAGAGTTAAGCAATAA
- a CDS encoding long-chain fatty acid--CoA ligase, whose protein sequence is MRAKNLGDLLSASSKKYPKRIAIVFGQKKITYKTLQETTDHIAAGLIHLGIKKQDRIAILMDNSPEFVTSYYSILKAGAIAVPINYMFKIEEINYVLQDSQACSLITSRLHLETAQELRLRVESLKHIIAAGKTSLEHILTFDRLRKNDPQILQKNAPAENDLAVILYTSGTTGHPKGAMLSHYNLISNAYDCARALKINCRQTFICILPLFHSFAATVCMNLPFSAGAKTVILKSIKPFKRVIRSIRKNRINIFVGIPSMYTVLNNIKLPRIFHTPLIKLFNPVKLCVSGAAALPVDTFKQFEAKFRISLIEGYGLTEASPVVTLNPIKGIRKPGSIGLSMSPKIELKIVDDKDNALEPGHIGELLVKGPNVMQGYFRQPEESLKALKNGWLYTGDMAKFDKSGYVYIVGRKKEMINVRGLNVYPREIEEVLYQNPKVKEAAVIGIEDPHRGEVPKGFVVLKDNAEAASHELLQYLRQRLAAYKIPKTIELRGSLPKNSTGKILKRLLKNEEKQQ, encoded by the coding sequence ATGAGAGCGAAGAACTTAGGAGACCTATTAAGCGCCAGCAGCAAAAAATACCCCAAACGCATCGCAATTGTTTTCGGCCAGAAAAAAATAACCTACAAAACCCTCCAGGAAACCACTGACCATATAGCCGCCGGCCTTATCCATCTGGGAATAAAAAAACAGGACCGCATCGCCATACTGATGGATAATTCCCCGGAATTCGTAACCAGTTATTATTCGATCCTTAAAGCGGGCGCGATAGCCGTGCCGATAAACTACATGTTCAAGATCGAAGAGATCAACTACGTATTACAAGACAGCCAGGCATGCTCTTTGATCACATCCAGGCTCCACCTGGAAACCGCCCAGGAACTGCGTTTACGGGTAGAAAGCCTTAAGCACATAATCGCCGCGGGCAAAACCAGCCTGGAACATATCCTGACCTTTGACCGGCTCCGGAAAAACGATCCGCAAATCCTGCAGAAAAACGCCCCGGCAGAAAACGACCTGGCGGTGATATTGTATACTTCCGGGACTACCGGCCACCCCAAAGGCGCTATGCTTTCGCATTACAACCTGATATCCAACGCCTATGACTGCGCCCGGGCCTTAAAGATCAACTGCCGCCAGACATTCATCTGCATCCTGCCGTTATTTCATTCGTTCGCCGCTACTGTGTGCATGAACCTGCCGTTTTCAGCCGGCGCAAAAACCGTGATCCTGAAATCGATAAAACCGTTCAAAAGGGTCATCCGCAGTATCCGCAAGAACCGGATAAACATATTTGTGGGCATACCTTCAATGTACACGGTCTTGAATAACATAAAACTGCCGCGTATATTCCATACTCCGCTGATCAAGCTGTTCAACCCGGTAAAACTGTGCGTATCCGGCGCGGCAGCCCTGCCGGTGGATACTTTTAAACAATTTGAGGCTAAATTCCGCATATCCCTGATCGAAGGTTACGGCCTGACCGAGGCATCGCCTGTGGTCACTTTAAACCCCATAAAAGGCATACGCAAACCCGGATCTATAGGCCTGAGTATGTCCCCAAAAATAGAATTAAAGATCGTAGATGATAAAGATAATGCCTTAGAACCGGGACATATCGGCGAATTGCTGGTCAAAGGGCCTAATGTTATGCAGGGTTATTTCCGGCAGCCTGAAGAAAGCCTAAAAGCCCTTAAAAACGGCTGGCTTTATACCGGGGATATGGCAAAATTCGACAAATCCGGATATGTTTATATAGTAGGCAGAAAGAAGGAAATGATCAATGTCAGGGGCCTTAATGTCTATCCCAGGGAGATCGAAGAGGTCCTCTACCAGAATCCCAAGGTAAAAGAAGCCGCAGTGATAGGCATAGAGGACCCGCACAGGGGAGAGGTACCCAAAGGTTTTGTGGTCCTCAAAGACAACGCTGAAGCCGCCTCCCATGAACTTTTACAGTACCTGAGGCAGCGGCTGGCAGCTTACAAAATACCCAAAACCATTGAATTGCGCGGGTCTTTGCCTAAGAATTCCACCGGAAAGATCCTTAAACGACTGCTCAAAAATGAAGAAAAACAACAATAA
- a CDS encoding SDR family oxidoreductase → MRFLVTGGAGFIGSHITEKLLKDGHFVRVLDNFSSGKQQNLSFAQGLPDSKFQLIQGDIRDKSMCEKVCLDIDAVLHQAALRSVPKSLKDPASYNEVNINGTLYMLQAASKNRVKRFAMASSSSVYGDVDTFPEKEDFLPKLISPYALSKLAGEYYCRIFSEHYGLETVALRYFNVFGPRQALDDEYAVVIPKFINCIMRDKQPPIFGTGKQSRDFTYIDNVVQANILAATAGKIKHEVLNVAAGKDTTVLQLVDMINEILGKQVKPELLAVRAGDVFRTNADISRIARILDFKPAVSFNEGLKKTVDWWQKQPR, encoded by the coding sequence ATGAGATTCCTGGTTACCGGCGGAGCCGGGTTTATCGGTTCGCATATCACTGAGAAATTGCTTAAGGATGGGCATTTTGTCCGGGTCCTGGATAATTTTTCTTCAGGGAAACAGCAAAACCTCAGTTTTGCCCAGGGTTTGCCGGACAGTAAATTTCAGCTGATCCAGGGGGATATTAGGGACAAGTCTATGTGCGAGAAAGTCTGCCTGGATATTGACGCGGTCTTGCATCAGGCGGCTTTGCGTTCAGTGCCCAAATCATTAAAAGACCCGGCAAGCTATAATGAAGTGAATATCAATGGCACGCTTTATATGCTGCAGGCGGCCAGTAAAAACAGAGTGAAGCGTTTTGCTATGGCCTCATCCAGCTCGGTTTATGGGGATGTGGACACTTTCCCGGAAAAAGAGGACTTTTTGCCTAAGCTCATTTCGCCGTACGCGCTGAGCAAATTAGCCGGCGAATATTACTGCCGGATATTCTCCGAACATTACGGCCTGGAGACTGTGGCTTTGCGTTATTTCAATGTGTTTGGCCCCAGGCAGGCTTTGGATGATGAATATGCGGTGGTTATCCCTAAATTCATCAACTGCATAATGCGCGACAAGCAGCCGCCGATCTTTGGGACAGGCAAACAATCCCGGGATTTTACCTATATTGATAATGTGGTCCAGGCCAATATCCTGGCTGCTACAGCCGGAAAGATCAAGCATGAGGTATTAAATGTGGCTGCCGGAAAGGATACCACGGTATTGCAGCTTGTGGATATGATAAATGAGATCTTAGGCAAGCAGGTCAAGCCGGAGCTGTTAGCGGTAAGGGCAGGGGATGTTTTCCGCACGAACGCGGATATCAGCCGGATCGCGAGAATACTGGATTTTAAGCCCGCGGTGAGCTTTAACGAGGGGCTGAAGAAAACCGTGGACTGGTGGCAGAAGCAGCCTCGTTAG
- a CDS encoding PilZ domain-containing protein, with product MKTISKKERRLHPRINQNLPLNVMANGYDFATSTYNVSCLGTYCHIEKYVPPFTKVKIKLNIPLVNNGMRENCLVDCYGVIVRTEDDPSGGFNVAIFFNEIKNPSRQKLSQYVSQCLPQTACSMN from the coding sequence ATGAAAACCATCTCTAAAAAAGAGAGAAGGCTTCACCCGAGGATCAATCAAAACCTTCCGCTCAATGTGATGGCCAATGGTTACGACTTCGCTACCAGCACCTATAATGTCAGCTGCCTGGGCACGTACTGCCACATCGAAAAATACGTCCCGCCCTTTACCAAGGTTAAAATAAAGCTGAACATCCCCCTGGTGAATAACGGGATGCGGGAAAACTGCCTGGTTGATTGTTACGGGGTGATCGTGCGCACCGAGGACGACCCGTCCGGCGGATTTAATGTCGCTATTTTCTTTAACGAGATCAAGAACCCATCCCGTCAGAAGTTATCGCAATACGTTTCGCAGTGCCTGCCTCAAACCGCCTGTTCGATGAATTAA